In Marinihelvus fidelis, one genomic interval encodes:
- a CDS encoding HlyD family secretion protein: MNDEVKEPAEQPQAAAAKPKKARDPVRRATLVVLVVIALLLAWYLRADRVTPYTSQARVNALVVPVASDVAGRVTRVFVGNNQWVNAGDPLFEVDVENYRLAVETAEANYQAARQAVGAAEAAVEAANAGVAAAVANLDKAQKDYDRTKAIHDQDSGAISMRRVELEEASLAIARSQLDAAKAQREQAIQNLGDDGERNVRILQAKAALDQAQLNLSRATTKAPSDGVVTDVRLDVGNFAGAGAPQMTFVSTENVWLEAEFTENNLGHLDPGDPVAIVFDAIPGRVISGKVREVGYGVAVNKAPLGQLPTIRNDPNWLRQAQRYPVLVDFERPADLNPTPLKVGSQASLVVYTDQHPITNGLGAFVIRMVSWLTYAY, from the coding sequence ATGAACGATGAAGTGAAAGAGCCCGCCGAACAGCCACAAGCCGCAGCGGCGAAACCGAAGAAGGCCCGTGACCCGGTCAGGCGGGCGACGCTGGTCGTGCTGGTCGTGATCGCCCTGCTGCTGGCCTGGTACCTGCGCGCCGACCGGGTCACCCCCTACACTTCCCAGGCACGCGTTAATGCCCTGGTTGTGCCAGTCGCTTCTGACGTTGCCGGGCGCGTGACCCGGGTCTTCGTGGGCAACAACCAGTGGGTCAATGCGGGCGACCCGCTGTTCGAGGTCGATGTTGAGAATTATCGCCTGGCCGTGGAGACCGCGGAAGCGAATTACCAGGCCGCCAGGCAAGCCGTTGGCGCTGCTGAAGCCGCCGTCGAGGCGGCCAATGCCGGTGTCGCCGCCGCGGTGGCCAACCTGGACAAGGCGCAGAAGGACTACGACCGGACCAAGGCGATCCATGACCAGGACTCAGGGGCGATTTCCATGCGCCGCGTGGAACTGGAAGAGGCCTCCCTGGCCATCGCCCGCAGCCAGCTGGATGCCGCCAAGGCGCAGCGTGAACAGGCCATCCAGAACCTGGGTGATGACGGCGAACGCAATGTTCGGATCCTTCAGGCCAAGGCAGCGCTGGACCAGGCACAGCTAAACCTGTCACGCGCCACCACGAAGGCACCATCGGACGGCGTGGTCACCGATGTGCGCCTTGATGTCGGTAATTTCGCCGGAGCTGGTGCACCCCAGATGACCTTCGTGTCCACGGAGAACGTCTGGCTGGAAGCCGAGTTCACTGAGAACAACCTGGGGCATCTGGACCCCGGCGACCCGGTGGCCATCGTTTTTGATGCGATTCCCGGGCGCGTGATCAGCGGTAAGGTGCGCGAAGTGGGTTACGGTGTGGCAGTCAACAAGGCACCGCTCGGCCAACTACCGACCATTCGCAATGACCCCAACTGGCTGCGCCAGGCGCAGCGATACCCGGTTCTGGTCGATTTTGAGCGCCCCGCCGACCTGAATCCGACACCGCTCAAGGTCGGCTCCCAGGCTTCCCTGGTGGTTTACACGGACCAGCACCCGATCACCAATGGGCTAGGCGCGTTCGTGATTCGAATGGTGTCCTGGCTGACTTATGCCTATTGA
- a CDS encoding DUF2955 domain-containing protein yields the protein MHPVAVRRIYRLAAGSALSLVVSQVMGISLPFVAPVLTFLLLGLPVPAPGLKKGLGFVIALIVPMLGATFMLPFLEHARWAGIGLVTLALFYTFYFTARGGPAVLGTFMTIGITVVVTIGSVNTVILMNLIQAFAANALVGVGFVWVAHWLLPDLPGTPVLPKPPKAAPDYRKAGRSAIRSLLVVLPLVLLFLFSSASAAYTPVMIKVASMGQQATVESSRSIGLSLLESTWWGGVAAMLAWCLLTAWPSIIMFTLLTLLAGLVFGRFVFSGIAVNPDFSKWTYAFVTMLVLIGPAVTDSPLSDGVSFGMRLWLFMVIAVYGTVAVRVFDAFFKPESNDD from the coding sequence ATGCATCCGGTCGCGGTCCGACGCATTTACCGCCTCGCGGCGGGCTCCGCCCTGTCACTCGTGGTCAGCCAGGTCATGGGAATTTCATTGCCGTTTGTCGCCCCGGTACTGACGTTTCTCCTGCTTGGGTTGCCGGTGCCGGCGCCTGGTCTGAAAAAAGGGCTGGGCTTCGTGATCGCGCTGATTGTGCCGATGCTGGGCGCAACCTTTATGCTGCCTTTCCTGGAGCACGCACGATGGGCGGGTATCGGGCTTGTCACCCTGGCCCTGTTTTACACGTTTTATTTCACCGCCCGTGGCGGACCGGCGGTGCTGGGCACCTTCATGACCATTGGTATTACGGTCGTCGTGACCATCGGCTCCGTGAACACGGTCATTCTCATGAACCTGATCCAGGCCTTTGCCGCCAATGCGCTGGTCGGCGTGGGTTTCGTGTGGGTGGCTCACTGGCTGTTGCCGGATTTGCCGGGCACCCCGGTACTGCCTAAGCCGCCAAAGGCGGCCCCGGATTACAGGAAGGCCGGCAGGAGCGCGATAAGGTCCTTGCTGGTGGTCCTGCCGTTGGTGCTCCTGTTTCTGTTCAGTAGCGCCAGCGCCGCCTATACACCCGTCATGATCAAGGTTGCGAGTATGGGCCAGCAGGCGACGGTTGAAAGCAGCCGTTCCATTGGCCTGTCGTTGCTGGAATCGACCTGGTGGGGTGGCGTGGCTGCGATGTTGGCCTGGTGCCTGCTGACCGCATGGCCATCCATCATCATGTTCACGTTACTGACGTTGCTGGCAGGCCTGGTGTTCGGACGGTTCGTGTTCAGCGGTATTGCCGTTAACCCGGATTTTTCCAAGTGGACGTATGCTTTCGTGACCATGCTGGTGCTGATCGGTCCGGCGGTCACCGACAGCCCGCTGAGCGACGGCGTCAGTTTCGGCATGCGGCTGTGGCTGTTCATGGTCATCGCGGTCTACGGCACGGTCGCGGTGCGCGTTTTCGATGCCTTTTTCAAACCGGAGAGTAACGATGACTGA
- a CDS encoding YMGG-like glycine zipper-containing protein, with protein sequence MKQRYQYLVGLALLASLSLLAAPAAWAQGGQQSLAGTLGIYVFPSKGQDSTQQSEDEAACYKWAVSNSGVDPFDAQKQQEANAEQAAAAQQQAAQAGSGSTARSAVGGAAVGALIGEIADDDAGKGAAWGAGLGAIRGHRRGNRERAESQMAAAEQSGQAEAHTAAQIDGFKKAFSACMEGKDYIAKF encoded by the coding sequence ATGAAACAACGTTACCAATACCTCGTGGGCCTGGCCCTGTTGGCATCCCTGTCGCTGTTGGCGGCCCCGGCGGCCTGGGCACAGGGCGGACAGCAATCACTGGCCGGCACCCTGGGGATCTACGTTTTCCCGTCCAAGGGGCAGGACTCGACCCAGCAGTCAGAAGACGAAGCGGCCTGCTACAAGTGGGCCGTGTCGAACTCCGGTGTTGACCCTTTCGATGCGCAGAAACAGCAGGAAGCCAATGCCGAGCAGGCCGCCGCGGCGCAACAGCAGGCTGCGCAGGCGGGCTCGGGCTCGACCGCACGCAGCGCCGTGGGTGGCGCCGCCGTAGGCGCCCTGATCGGTGAGATCGCCGACGATGACGCCGGTAAGGGCGCAGCCTGGGGCGCCGGCCTGGGCGCCATACGCGGCCACCGTCGTGGCAACCGCGAGCGCGCCGAGTCTCAGATGGCCGCCGCTGAACAAAGTGGCCAGGCCGAAGCGCATACTGCGGCCCAGATCGACGGCTTCAAGAAGGCCTTCAGCGCCTGCATGGAAGGCAAGGACTACATTGCGAAGTTCTGA
- the infA gene encoding translation initiation factor IF-1, which yields MAKEDVIEMEGRVLETLPNTMFRVELDNGHIVTAHISGRMRKNYIRILTGDKVKVELTPYDLSKGRITYRMK from the coding sequence ATGGCTAAAGAAGACGTCATTGAAATGGAAGGCCGGGTACTGGAAACCCTGCCCAACACGATGTTCCGGGTCGAGCTCGACAACGGCCACATCGTGACCGCCCATATTTCCGGGCGCATGCGCAAGAACTACATCCGCATCCTCACCGGCGACAAGGTCAAGGTCGAACTGACCCCTTACGACCTGTCCAAGGGACGCATCACCTACCGCATGAAGTAA